Proteins co-encoded in one Oxyura jamaicensis isolate SHBP4307 breed ruddy duck chromosome 7, BPBGC_Ojam_1.0, whole genome shotgun sequence genomic window:
- the ORMDL1 gene encoding ORM1-like protein 1, producing MNVGVAHSEVNPNTRVMNSRGMWLTYALGVGMLHIVLLSIPFFSVPVAWTLTNVIHNLGMYVFLHAVKGTPFETPDQGKARLLTHWEQLDYGVQFTSSRKFFTISPIILYFLASFYTKYDPTHFILNTTSLLTVLIPKLPQLHGVRIFGINKY from the exons ATGAACGTAGGAGTTGCCCACAGCGAGGTAAATCCAAACACGCGGGTGATGAACAGTCGTGGAATGTGGCTGACATACGCGCTTGGAGTTGGCATGCTTCACATTGTCTTGCTCAGCATTCCTTTCTTTAGTGTCCCTGTTGCATGGACTTTAACAAATGTGATTCACAATCTG ggAATGTACGTCTTCTTGCATGCAGTAAAAGGAACTCCTTTTGAAACACCTGATCAGGGGAAAGCTAGGCTACTAACACACTGGGAACAACTGGATTATGGAGTACAATTCACATCTTCAAGAAAATTCTTCACAATCTCTCCTATAATTCT gtACTTCCTGGCAAGTTTCTACACAAAGTATGATCCAACACACTTTATTCTCAACACCACCTCTCTTCTGACTGTGCTTATCCCCAAGCTGCCACAGCTGCACGGTGTTCGAATCTTTGGCATCAATAAATACTAA
- the OSGEPL1 gene encoding probable tRNA N6-adenosine threonylcarbamoyltransferase, mitochondrial isoform X1, producing the protein MNSVAKSLLKAVKCSPAGWLRSSSTQGGKRHLPKVVLGIETSCDDTGAAVVDEAGNVLGEALQCQREVHLKTGGIIPLVAQQLHRENIEQVVKEALSVSGVSVNELTAIATTVKPGLALSLEVGLDYSLKLVDKYQKPFIPIHHMEAHALTIRLTNQVEFPFLVLLLSGGHCILAVAQGVSDFLLLGQSIDIAPGDMLDKVARRLSLIKHPECHSMAGGKAIEHLAQTGNRQQYMFRLPMQQYRNCDFSFSGLQNLINKTIVQKEKEEGVQEGELLSCVKDIAAAVQHVVAIHIIQRTYRAMLFCIKNGILSPKHATLVVSGGVASNQYIRKGLQTLANANNFSFLSPPPRLCTDNGVMIAWNGIERLRAGLGVLNSTEGIRYEPKAPLGIDISNQVEEDSIKVPKLRKILQLAS; encoded by the exons ATGAACAGCGTTGCCAAAAGCCTTTTGAAAGCAGTTAAATGCAGCCCAGCGGGGTGGCTGAGGAGCAGCTCTACTCAGGGTGGAAAACGGCATCTCCCAAAAGTTGTTCTCGGGATAGAAACGAGCTGTGACGATACAGGCGCTGCGGTCGTGGATGAAGCTGGCAATGTTCTGGGAGAAGCGCTGCAGTGTCAAAGGGAAGTCCATCTGAA aACAGGTGGAATAATTCCTCTTGTGGCACAGCAACTCCACAGGGAAAACATCGAGCAAGTAGTGAAGGAAGCACTTAGCGTCAGTGGAGTTTCTGTAAATGAACTTACTGCTATCGCGACTACAGTGAAACCAGGACTTGCGCTAAGCCTGGAGGTGGGACTGGACTACAGCTTAAAACTGGTGGACAAGTACCAGAAGCCTTTCATACCCATCCATCACATGGAGGCTCACGCACTTACCATTAGACTGACCAATCAAGTGGAGTTTCCTTTCTTAGTTCTTTTACTCTCTGGAGGCCACTGTATCTTGGCAGTAGCACAAGGAGTTTCAGATTTCCTTCTGCTTGGACAGTCAATAGATATAGCACCAGGTGACATGCTGGATAAG GTAGCAAGAAGACTCTCTTTAATAAAGCACCCAGAATGCCACAGCATGGCTGGGGGGAAGGCGATAGAACACTTGGCCCAAACTGGAAACCGGCAACAGTACATGTTCAGACTTCCCATGCAACAATATCGtaactgtgatttttctttttctggactTCAGAACCTCATCAATAAAACCAttgtacaaaaagaaaaagaagaag GTGTTCAAGAAGGTGAGCTCCTGTCTTGTGTTAAGGATATCGCCGCTGCTGTACAGCACGTAGTAGCCATTCATATTATCCAGCGGACATATCGAGCTATGCTTTTCTGCATAAAAAATGGCATATTGTCACCAAAACATGCAACTTTG GTTGTATCAGGAGGAGTTGCAAGTAACCAGTACATCAGAAAAGGCCTGCAAACTCTGGCAAAtgcaaacaatttttcttttctgtctcctcctCCAAGACTGTGCACTGATAATGGTGTTATGATTGCATG GAACGGCATTGAAAGATTACGTGCAGGACTTGGTGTTTTAAACAGCACAGAGGGCATCCGCTATGAACCCAA AGCTCCCCTTGGAATTGATATTTCAAACCAAGTTGAAGAAGACTCCATCAAGGTGCCAAAATTAAGGAAGATACTACAGTTGGCAAGTTAA
- the OSGEPL1 gene encoding probable tRNA N6-adenosine threonylcarbamoyltransferase, mitochondrial isoform X2 — protein sequence MEAHALTIRLTNQVEFPFLVLLLSGGHCILAVAQGVSDFLLLGQSIDIAPGDMLDKVARRLSLIKHPECHSMAGGKAIEHLAQTGNRQQYMFRLPMQQYRNCDFSFSGLQNLINKTIVQKEKEEGVQEGELLSCVKDIAAAVQHVVAIHIIQRTYRAMLFCIKNGILSPKHATLVVSGGVASNQYIRKGLQTLANANNFSFLSPPPRLCTDNGVMIAWNGIERLRAGLGVLNSTEGIRYEPKAPLGIDISNQVEEDSIKVPKLRKILQLAS from the exons ATGGAGGCTCACGCACTTACCATTAGACTGACCAATCAAGTGGAGTTTCCTTTCTTAGTTCTTTTACTCTCTGGAGGCCACTGTATCTTGGCAGTAGCACAAGGAGTTTCAGATTTCCTTCTGCTTGGACAGTCAATAGATATAGCACCAGGTGACATGCTGGATAAG GTAGCAAGAAGACTCTCTTTAATAAAGCACCCAGAATGCCACAGCATGGCTGGGGGGAAGGCGATAGAACACTTGGCCCAAACTGGAAACCGGCAACAGTACATGTTCAGACTTCCCATGCAACAATATCGtaactgtgatttttctttttctggactTCAGAACCTCATCAATAAAACCAttgtacaaaaagaaaaagaagaag GTGTTCAAGAAGGTGAGCTCCTGTCTTGTGTTAAGGATATCGCCGCTGCTGTACAGCACGTAGTAGCCATTCATATTATCCAGCGGACATATCGAGCTATGCTTTTCTGCATAAAAAATGGCATATTGTCACCAAAACATGCAACTTTG GTTGTATCAGGAGGAGTTGCAAGTAACCAGTACATCAGAAAAGGCCTGCAAACTCTGGCAAAtgcaaacaatttttcttttctgtctcctcctCCAAGACTGTGCACTGATAATGGTGTTATGATTGCATG GAACGGCATTGAAAGATTACGTGCAGGACTTGGTGTTTTAAACAGCACAGAGGGCATCCGCTATGAACCCAA AGCTCCCCTTGGAATTGATATTTCAAACCAAGTTGAAGAAGACTCCATCAAGGTGCCAAAATTAAGGAAGATACTACAGTTGGCAAGTTAA
- the ASNSD1 gene encoding asparagine synthetase domain-containing protein 1 — protein MCGICCVVTLPSQHAVHDSFNEDMHCCLRRRGPDSSQQLIKTASDLSYKCLFSSHVLHLRGVLTPQPLEDANNSIFLWNGEIFNGLPVGDTENDTEVMFRHLELCSNEADILSLFSSLRGPWSFIYYQASKHSLWFGRDYFGRRSLLWQFSNKIDGAFCLTSVSVYSKSGNQYQEVPASGIFKVDLKAWATTKSLSLTFFPWKYSCSEKTVEEIFINVLDQVSKDLPNHIPLVMNESKLCLRAPVIPLNKTISEASDECASTNISDITPMVSVETLQGFLAKEHRKKVVHQFIDVLNEAVKRRVLLLFRNEEQETREVQSLSHGKAHVAVLFSGGVDSMVIAALADRHVPLEEPIDLLNVAFTMKEQAKQKGTTKKHTRKRSQEIRLDLRSCQESCKETDAKTGGHLSCFDVPDRITGRAGLKELEALNPSRIWNFVEINVTLEELKEMRQQHINHLIYPLDTVLDDSIGCAIWFASRGEGSISKQGEMKPYKSPAKVVLTGIGADEQLAGYSRHRVCFKKYGLEGLNKELEMELGRISSRNLGRDDRIIGDHGKEARFPFLDEDVVSFLNSLPISEKADLTLPRGIGEKMILRLVAKELGLTASAVLPKRAVQFGSRIAKLESNSEKASDTCSRLKLLSVDEL, from the exons ATGTGTGGTATTTGTTGTGTTGTTACCTTGCCTAGCCAGCATGCTGTACATGATTCCTTTAATGAAGACATGCACTGCTGTCTGAGAAGAAGAGGACCGGACAGTAGCCAACAGTTGATAAAAACTGCGTCTGATCTGTCTTATAAGTGTCTGTTTTCTAGCCACGTACTTCACTTGAGGGGAGTACTGACTCCTCAGCCTCTGGAAGATGCCAATAacagtattttcctttggaatGGAGAAATTTTCAATGGATTGCCTGTAGGAGATACAGAAAATGACACTGAAGTTATGTTTCGTCATCTTGAATTATGCAGTAATGAAGCTGACATTCTGTCGCTCTTCTCATCGCTTCGGGGTCCGTGGTCCTTTATTTATTATCAAGCTTCTAAACACAGTTTATGGTTTGGTAGAGATTATTTCGGTCGTCGTAGTTTGCTTTGGCAATTCAGTAATAAGATTGACGGGGCCTTCTGTCTCACATCTGTAAGCGTTTATTCTAAATCTGGTAACCAGTATCAAGAAGTCCCAGCATCGGGAATTTTCAAAGTCGACCTCAAAGCTTGGGCAACAACTAAATCTTTGTCTTTAACATTCTTTCCATGGAAGTACAGCTGCTCAGAGAAAACAGTAGAAGAAATATTCATTAATGTTCTGGACCAAGTTTCAAAAGACTTACCAAATCACATACCTCTTGTGATGAATGAATCAAAACTATGTCTAAGAGCACCAGTTATCcccttaaataaaacaatttctgaagCCTCAGATGAATGTGCAAGCACTAATATTAGTGACATTACCCCTATGGTTTCTGTTGAAACTCTTCAAGGATTTCTTGCAaaggaacacaggaaaaaagtgGTCCATCAGTTTAttgatgttttaaatgaagcagTGAAGAGGCGGGTTTTATTGCTCTTTAGAAATGAAGAACAGGAGACAAGAGAAGTTCAAAGCCTTTCTCATGGGAAAGCCCACGTTGCAGTGCTCTTTTCTGGTGGTGTTGATTCTATGGTTATTGCAGCCCTTGCTGATCGACACGTTCCTTTGGAGGAACCAATAGATCTTCTCAATGTAGCTTTCACGATGAAAGAACAAGCTAAGCAAAAGGGTACTACTAAAAAACATACCAGGAAACGCAGCCAGGAAATAAGGCTTGATTTGCGTAGCTGTCAAGAAAGTTGTAAAGAGACGGATGCTAAAACTGGTGGTCATTTGTCTTGCTTTGATGTTCCTGACAGAATCACTGGTAGGGCAGGACTGAAAGAATTAGAAGCCCTTAACCCCTCAAGAATCTGGAACTTTGTGGAAATTAATGTTACACTAGAGGAATTGAAAGAAATGAGACAACAACACATTAATCACTTAATTTATCCACTGGATACGGTCTTGGATGACAGCATCGGCTGTGCAATTTGGTTTGCTTCCAGAGGGGAGGGGTCTATTAGtaaacaaggagaaatgaaacCATATAAAAGTCCTGCAAAG GTTGTGCTCACAGGCATTGGAGCAGATGAACAACTTGCTGGGTATTCTCGACATCGTGTTTGCTTCAAAAAATACGGCTTAGAAGGTCTGAATAAAGAACTTGAAATGGAGCTAGGACGCATTTCTTCTAGAAATCTTGGTAGAGATGACAGAATTATTGGGGATCATGGAAAAGAAGCCAG gtttccttttcttgatGAAGACGTTGTTTCATTCCTCAATTCACTGCCTAtctcagaaaaagcagactTGACTTTACCTCGAGGAATTGGTGAGAAAATGATTCTGCGCCTTGTAGCCAAGGAGCTTGGTCTTACAGCCTCAGCTGTTCTGCCAAAAAGGGCTGTACAATTTGGGTCTCGGATTGCAAAACTGGAGAGCAACAGTGAAAAAGCATCTGACACCTGCAGCCGACTGAAGTTACTTTCGGTAGATGAATTATAA
- the ASDURF gene encoding ASNSD1 upstream open reading frame protein, translating into MAARRGEEEEEEEKKEEEGEGDSAVLRPRDQLSRRIKEQKVIIDELSNLKKNRKVYKQQPNSNIFFLVDRTETLSQCKIVLDELKKAHQEMENSEKTKIKK; encoded by the exons atggcggcgcggcggggcgaggaggaggaggaggaggagaaaaaggaggaggaaggcgaaGGGGACAGCGCCGTGCTGCGCCCCAGGGACCAGCTGAGCCGGAGG ATTAAAGAGCAGAAAGTTATAATTGATGAGCTTTCTAATTTGAAGAAGAACAGG aaagtttATAAGCAGCAACCCAACAGTAACATATTCTTCCTGGTAGACCGAACAGAAACACTGTCTCAATGCAAAA TTGTATTAGATGAATTAAAGAAGGCACATCAGGAGATGGAAAATTCCGAGAAGACTAAAATCAAGAAGTAG